Proteins from a genomic interval of Antedon mediterranea chromosome 5, ecAntMedi1.1, whole genome shotgun sequence:
- the LOC140048945 gene encoding macrophage mannose receptor 1-like, producing the protein MMSITDWEDGEPNLSNGHCVVFNGVTGLWSSRNCSESNWHFCEADYFTPWNWYPVGEKMYLVPPQYENFEDARKACYSFGASLAVIQNEEESANIIEAGLSVNRNLDIANTNLAYIGYRRKSKSAVSWAWIDSSETSQYSNFSADQILSDENEACSALDFKDGSWKTSTCTHKRPYVCEKGLEWHYFNNKRYAFIKHKLHQEFQRNDCSRINSALLEIESVEENSFILSAIEPESAFFDSFFFNYRYSYDDSKWYVDGTMQEMTYDGFTNDNNRHPNIDLNRNCSSIAVGKYTNRGIWSARYCNASLDVTCNGPQRHVNTMWNGKTYSILESEMTFEDAQTRCSELGLVTVRIDSLQEAIFIARSIRRYRKNSYKVWIGHVLPSLYSEFVWTTAERSISWEDLRSRSGVRRAILSDYCINMSLRGRHITLSYSSCIKTRIVVCESQESTHSTFERVMTPKVGTAITGVTPPNGFVRCGSTCTDAIGCVAYNYLSSSGQCELLGSVDINTDDAREGLRQYSIR; encoded by the exons ATGATGTCTATCACAGACTGGGAGGATGGTGAACCAAACTTATCTAATGGACACTGTGTCGTATTTAACGGAGTCACGGGTTTGTGGAGTTCACGGAATTGTTCGGAAAGTAATTGGCACTTTTGCGAAGCAG ATTATTTTACTCCATGGAACTGGTATCCAGTTGGGGAGAAAATGTACCTAGTCCCCCCACAATATGAAAACTTTGAAGATGCAAGAAAGGCCTGTTATTCGTTTGGAGCTTCTCTAGCTGTTATACAGAATGAAGAAGAGAGTGCGAACATTATTGAAGCGGGATTATCGGTGAATAGAAATTTAGATATAGCGAATACCAACCTTGCTTATATAGGGTATCGTAGAAAATCTAAAAGTGCAGTTTCTTGGGCATGGATTGACTCATCGGAAACATCACAGTATTCAA aTTTTTCAGCAGATCAGATACTTTCTGATGAAAACGAAGCGTGTTCTGCTCTTGATTTTAAAGATGGGTCTTGGAAAACTTCCACCTGTACCCATAAAAGACCCTATGTATGCGAAAAGGGTCTTGAATGGCATTATTTCAACAACAAACGTTACgcttttattaaacataaacttCACCAAGAATTTCAAAGAAACGATTGCTCTAGAATAAACTCTGCCTTACTGGAAATAGAAAGTGTGGAAGAAAACAGTTTTATTTTGAGTGCCATTGAACCAGAATCAGCGTTTTttgacagttttttttttaattaccgaTATTCGTACGATGATTCTAAGTGGTATGTTGATGGTACAATGCAAGAAATGACGTATGATG GTTTTACCAATGACAATAATCGTCACCCAAATATAGACCTGAATAGAAACTGTTCTTCGATTGCAGTTGGAAAGTATACCAATCGGGGAATATGGTCTGCAAGGTATTGTAATGCCAGCCTGGACGTAACATGTAACGGac CACAACGTCACGTGAACACAATGTGGAACGGGAAAACGTATTCGATTCTGGAATCCGAAATGACATTCGAAGATGCACAGACAAGGTGTTCTGAGTTAGGTCTAGTTACGGTAAGGATTGACTCTCTACAAGAAGCGATTTTCATTGCAAGGAGTATCCGTCGATATCGTAAAAATTCTTACAAGGTTTGGATTGGCCATGTTTTACCCTCTTTATATTCTGAATTTGTATGGACAACTGCTGAACGATCTATATCCTGGGAAG ATTTGCGAAGTAGGTCCGGTGTCCGTCGTGCAATACTTAGCGATTATTGTATCAATATGTCATTACGAGGAAGACATATAACTTTGTCATACTCATCTTGTATAAAAACAAGGATTGTAGTTTGTGAATCACAAG AATCAACACATTCTACGTTTGAACGGGTCATGACACCCAAAGTGGGTACTGCAATTACTGGTGTTACACCACCGAACGGGTTTGTGCGTTGTGGTTCAACGTGTACCGACGCAATTGGATGCGTTGCGTATAATTATCTTTCTAGCAGTGGACAATGTGAGCTTCTTGGCTCTGTAGATATTAATACTGATGACGCACGAGAAGGTCTCAGGCAGTATAGTATACGATAA
- the LOC140050069 gene encoding uncharacterized protein, translating into MDNPPLTTPQKFIKDNYFQVPSDVGLLQNGHVIFTYITLPKKMFSSVQHILKKSHSIIISNCSVRDLVKKFKSFHSINTSGRFANFDIFCAGTFSKYKTVDAASTMQASSSNIPSLEAATQSSSENVEPLRPEEVELIRPDEIKLIGPEEVEPIRPDEIKPIGPEEVEPIRPKLLNPPKRSWGGSEACVLPCIVSQTNDVQ; encoded by the coding sequence ATGGATAATCCTCCCTTAACGACTCCACAGAAGTTCATTAAGGACAACTACTTTCAAGTACCAAGTGATGTAGGTTTGCTGCAAAATGGCCATGTCATATTCACCTACATTACCCTTCCAAAAAAGATGTTTTCCAGTGTACagcatatattaaaaaaaagtcataGCATTATTATTTCTAACTGTTCTGTGAGGGATTTGGTAAAGAAGTTTAAGAGTTTTCATTCCATAAACACATCCGGCAGATTTGCTAATTTTGACATTTTCTGTGCTGGAACCTTTTCCAAATACAAGACTGTAGATGCTGCTTCAACCATGCAAGCTTCCTCATCCAACATCCCATCGCTAGAAGCTGCCACACAATCATCATCTGAAAATGTAGAGCCACTTAGGCCAGAAGAGGTAGAGCTAATTAGACCAGACGAGATAAAGCTAATTGGGCCAGAAGAGGTAGAGCCAATTAGACCAGACGAGATAAAGCCAATTGGGCCAGAAGAGGTAGAGCCAATTAGACCAAAGCTATTGAACCCTCCAAAACGATCATGGGGTGGTAGCGAGGCTTGCGTGCTTCCTTGTATTGTTAGCCAGACCAATGATGTtcaataa